One part of the Thiothrix nivea DSM 5205 genome encodes these proteins:
- a CDS encoding GNAT family N-acetyltransferase — MTAGNPLSIVMLAPQHDRSAFDCGQDDLNRYLQQVASQHQKKQVSRTWVAVRPSEPERIVGFYTTTLAEISAEYFNPKDLKKLPKTSLPVARLSRLAVGQQYQGQHIGQRLLIDAIVRTARLLEDFAVVGMVVDAKDEAVSRYYQHFGFVPWQDDALKLYMPAQALLDVYAAVIGE, encoded by the coding sequence ATGACGGCTGGCAATCCACTCAGCATTGTCATGCTGGCTCCCCAGCATGACCGCAGTGCTTTTGATTGTGGTCAGGATGATCTGAACCGTTACCTGCAACAGGTTGCCAGCCAGCATCAGAAAAAGCAGGTTTCCAGAACGTGGGTTGCTGTCCGCCCCTCGGAGCCGGAACGTATTGTGGGGTTTTACACCACGACGTTGGCGGAAATTTCTGCGGAATATTTCAATCCCAAAGACCTGAAAAAGTTGCCGAAAACGAGCTTGCCCGTGGCGCGTTTGTCCCGGTTGGCTGTTGGCCAGCAGTATCAGGGGCAGCACATCGGGCAACGTTTGCTGATTGATGCGATAGTGCGGACAGCACGTTTGCTGGAGGACTTTGCCGTGGTGGGGATGGTGGTTGATGCCAAGGATGAAGCAGTTTCCCGATACTACCAGCATTTCGGGTTCGTGCCCTGGCAGGATGATGCGCTGAAGCTTTACATGCCTGCGCAGGCGTTATTGGATGTGTATGCGGCGGTTATTGGGGAATAG
- a CDS encoding 2-oxoacid:acceptor oxidoreductase family protein: MFGSKKPEKPAAKYPGIRMAMDGNAAVIMCEREASDAAGAYPITPSTQMGEYWAEEVAKGHVNTSGQPLIFVEPESEHAAAAVTAGMSMTGLRATNFSSAQGVAFMHESLYAAVGKRLPYVLNIGCRAITKASLNVHCGHDDYHCIDDTGFFQIFAKNAQEAADLNLIGRKIAELSLTPAAVAQDGFLTTHLIEPLQVPERALIDEFLGSPSDMIDCPTPAQEMIYGPKRRRVPEVWSVDNPMVAGTVQNQDAYMQATAAQRPYFFDHIRDLSEKVMSEYAGLTGRYYGRIAEYRCDDADYVILGQGSMVVQAEAVADYLRDTRKLKVGVINLTMYRPFPGDLVSKALKGKKGCVVLERTDQPLAEDLPIMREVRAAMTKSIENGTVSRGELPYPLYAAYKAGDAPALYSGCYGLGSRDLQPEGIIGAIENMLPDGKHKRFFYLGIDFFRDAATPRQEVYFSDLLSRYPQIKDLSVYGSENPNLMPKGSITVRMHSVGGWGAITTGKNLAMTLYDLLGFDIRANPKYGSEKKGQPTTYYLSAAPEPIRLNCEYHYVDVVLSPDPNVFQHSNPLHGLDKGGVFIIQSNLGSPAEVWAQIPRNAQKYIVDHGIRVFYVDGFKIAREEASNAELQFRMQGNAFQGAFFAASPLMERNNMTRETLFGAIEKQLRDKFGSKGARVVEDNLKIVRRGFDEIVEITDKQVGVTPDAVRKQASSLPVMLKQLPEGDGHISDIHRFWEQTGSFYIAGKGSGNLADPYMATGLMPVATGFYRDMTQIRFEYPEFKPENCTACGNCYSVCPDSAIPGLVNSVADVFNSAIMRIERGGNPTRFLRREVRGVEKKLRALIDEKGEAANVNQLIDHAVLELLAESELEGKDKESLEREFARLLEVIGDFRFAITKPYYTNREKKQKGSGGLFAVTLNPYTCKGCMECIDVCDDGALVAEPQTAESIERMRKEWKFWLDLPTTSPDFSRIDDLDEKVGALETLLLDKHNYHAMLSGDGACLGCGEKTSIHLFTATVTALLQPRVKTHLEKIDNLINQLETKVRMTLANNIDLGNTDAFRAAIDGNKEHDLTLGILSHSLEADGHTKPLNQAWLKDISKLLDSLRNLKWKYTEGQTKQGRAEMGIINATGCTSVWASTFPFNPYPFPWANHLFQDAPSMAMGIFEGHMAKMAEGFKAIRKAELIIADKYDPAEHDSFLTYFNWKAFSDEEWRLCPPVVAVGGDGAMYDIGFQNLSRALMSGMPIKVLVLDTQVYSNTGGQACTSGFIGQVSDMAPYGKAWKGKTEIRKEMSLIGMAHRTSFVLQASISNMTHMIEGFIDGLNSRRPALFNIYAVCQPEHGVADDAAEQQSKLAVESRAYPLFRFDPDAGETLKDCASIEGNPFIDADWPTYALEYMDEKGKPASMKVPMTFADFALTEGRFRKSFRKAPPETWNDNMVQLHEFIELDADEREGKFPYIWGVDGKNRLMRVLVAQEIVASTEERRGFWHQLKSLVGVDQMVDLDAIKLQAKAEVAQQLTATLMGMAAGSVPANLLASGGNGALAPAASAGGAANAADYEPVWVETPECTACDECININPSIFAYNDQKKAIVINPQGGPYKDIVKAAEKCTAGCLHPGTPHNPNEAGLDKLVARAAKYQ, encoded by the coding sequence ATGTTCGGAAGCAAGAAACCAGAAAAACCCGCCGCGAAGTATCCCGGTATCCGCATGGCGATGGATGGCAACGCCGCCGTCATCATGTGCGAACGCGAGGCATCCGACGCGGCAGGCGCATACCCCATCACCCCTTCCACCCAGATGGGCGAATACTGGGCAGAGGAAGTGGCGAAAGGCCACGTCAACACCTCCGGCCAGCCGCTGATTTTCGTCGAGCCGGAATCCGAACACGCCGCTGCTGCCGTCACTGCCGGTATGTCCATGACGGGCTTGCGCGCCACCAACTTTTCCTCCGCGCAGGGCGTGGCGTTCATGCACGAATCGCTGTACGCGGCGGTGGGCAAGCGCCTGCCTTACGTGCTGAACATCGGCTGCCGCGCCATCACCAAGGCCAGCCTCAACGTGCACTGCGGGCACGACGACTACCACTGCATCGACGACACCGGTTTCTTCCAGATTTTCGCCAAGAATGCGCAGGAAGCGGCTGACCTCAACCTGATCGGGCGCAAGATTGCCGAACTGTCGCTGACGCCTGCTGCCGTGGCGCAGGACGGCTTCCTCACCACCCATTTGATCGAGCCGCTGCAAGTGCCGGAACGGGCGCTGATCGACGAATTCCTCGGCAGCCCGTCCGACATGATCGACTGCCCGACCCCGGCGCAGGAAATGATCTACGGCCCCAAACGCCGCCGCGTCCCCGAAGTGTGGAGCGTCGACAACCCGATGGTGGCCGGTACGGTGCAGAACCAGGACGCTTACATGCAGGCCACCGCCGCGCAGCGCCCGTACTTCTTCGACCACATCCGTGACCTGTCCGAAAAAGTGATGTCTGAGTACGCCGGTCTGACGGGCCGCTACTACGGACGCATTGCTGAATACCGCTGCGATGACGCCGACTACGTGATCCTGGGGCAAGGCAGCATGGTGGTGCAGGCGGAAGCCGTCGCCGATTACCTGCGCGACACCCGCAAGCTCAAAGTCGGCGTGATCAACCTCACCATGTACCGCCCGTTCCCCGGCGATCTGGTCAGCAAGGCGCTGAAAGGCAAGAAAGGCTGCGTGGTGCTGGAACGTACCGACCAGCCGCTGGCCGAAGACCTGCCGATCATGCGTGAAGTACGTGCGGCGATGACCAAGAGTATCGAAAACGGCACGGTCAGCCGTGGCGAATTGCCTTACCCGCTGTATGCTGCTTACAAAGCAGGTGATGCGCCTGCGTTGTATTCCGGTTGCTACGGCCTCGGCAGCCGCGACCTGCAACCGGAAGGCATTATCGGCGCGATCGAAAACATGCTGCCGGATGGCAAGCACAAGCGTTTCTTCTACCTCGGAATCGACTTCTTCCGCGACGCCGCCACCCCGCGTCAGGAAGTGTATTTCAGCGACCTGCTGAGCCGTTACCCGCAGATCAAGGATCTGTCGGTCTACGGTAGCGAAAACCCCAACCTGATGCCGAAAGGTTCCATCACCGTGCGGATGCACTCGGTCGGCGGCTGGGGTGCGATCACCACCGGCAAGAATCTGGCAATGACGCTGTACGACCTGCTCGGTTTCGACATCCGCGCCAATCCGAAATACGGTTCCGAGAAGAAAGGCCAGCCGACCACTTACTACCTGTCGGCAGCGCCGGAACCGATCCGCCTGAACTGCGAATACCACTACGTTGACGTGGTGCTCTCCCCTGACCCGAACGTGTTCCAGCACTCCAACCCGCTGCACGGTCTGGATAAAGGTGGCGTGTTCATCATCCAGAGCAACCTCGGTTCCCCGGCGGAAGTGTGGGCGCAGATTCCACGCAACGCGCAGAAATACATCGTCGACCACGGCATCCGCGTGTTCTACGTCGACGGCTTCAAGATCGCGCGGGAGGAAGCTTCCAACGCCGAGCTGCAATTCCGTATGCAGGGTAACGCCTTCCAGGGCGCGTTCTTCGCCGCATCGCCGCTGATGGAACGCAACAACATGACCCGCGAAACCCTGTTCGGCGCGATTGAAAAGCAGTTGCGCGACAAGTTCGGCAGCAAGGGCGCGCGCGTGGTCGAAGACAACCTGAAAATCGTGCGCCGTGGTTTCGATGAAATTGTCGAAATCACCGACAAGCAAGTTGGCGTCACCCCAGATGCAGTGCGCAAGCAGGCCAGCAGTCTGCCGGTCATGCTCAAGCAACTGCCGGAAGGCGACGGCCACATTTCCGACATCCACCGTTTCTGGGAACAGACCGGCAGCTTCTACATTGCAGGCAAGGGCAGCGGCAACCTCGCCGACCCGTACATGGCCACCGGCCTGATGCCGGTCGCGACCGGTTTCTACCGCGACATGACCCAGATCCGTTTCGAGTACCCCGAATTCAAGCCGGAAAACTGTACCGCCTGCGGTAATTGCTACAGCGTCTGCCCGGATAGCGCGATTCCGGGACTGGTCAACTCCGTGGCCGACGTATTCAACTCCGCCATCATGCGCATCGAACGCGGCGGCAACCCGACCCGCTTCCTGCGCCGTGAAGTGCGTGGCGTGGAAAAGAAGCTGCGTGCGCTGATCGACGAGAAGGGCGAAGCAGCCAACGTCAACCAGCTCATCGACCACGCGGTGCTGGAACTGCTGGCCGAATCCGAACTGGAAGGCAAGGACAAGGAAAGCCTGGAACGCGAATTCGCCCGCCTGCTCGAAGTGATCGGCGACTTCCGTTTCGCCATCACCAAGCCGTACTACACCAACCGCGAGAAAAAGCAGAAAGGCAGCGGCGGGCTGTTTGCCGTCACCCTCAACCCGTACACCTGCAAAGGCTGCATGGAATGTATCGACGTGTGTGACGACGGCGCACTGGTCGCCGAACCGCAAACCGCCGAAAGCATCGAACGGATGCGCAAAGAATGGAAATTCTGGCTCGACCTGCCCACCACCAGCCCGGATTTCAGCCGCATCGACGACCTGGACGAAAAGGTCGGCGCACTCGAAACCCTGCTGCTCGACAAGCACAACTACCACGCCATGCTGTCCGGCGACGGCGCGTGCCTGGGTTGCGGCGAAAAGACCAGTATCCACCTGTTCACCGCCACCGTGACCGCCTTGCTGCAACCGCGCGTCAAAACGCATCTGGAAAAGATCGACAACCTGATCAACCAGCTCGAAACCAAGGTGCGCATGACCCTGGCGAACAACATCGACCTGGGCAATACCGATGCGTTCCGCGCCGCCATCGACGGCAACAAGGAACACGACCTGACCCTGGGTATCCTGTCGCACTCACTGGAAGCCGACGGCCACACCAAGCCGCTCAATCAGGCATGGCTGAAAGACATTTCCAAGCTGCTGGACAGCCTGCGTAACCTGAAGTGGAAATACACCGAAGGCCAGACCAAACAGGGCCGCGCCGAAATGGGCATCATCAACGCCACCGGTTGTACCTCCGTGTGGGCGTCCACCTTCCCGTTCAACCCCTACCCGTTCCCATGGGCAAACCATTTGTTCCAGGACGCGCCTTCCATGGCGATGGGCATTTTCGAAGGCCACATGGCCAAGATGGCGGAAGGCTTCAAGGCAATCCGCAAGGCCGAGCTGATCATTGCCGACAAATACGACCCGGCGGAACACGATTCCTTCCTGACCTATTTCAACTGGAAAGCCTTCAGCGATGAAGAATGGCGTCTGTGCCCGCCAGTCGTGGCGGTCGGCGGCGACGGCGCGATGTACGACATCGGTTTCCAGAACCTGTCGCGTGCGCTGATGTCCGGGATGCCGATCAAGGTGCTGGTGCTGGATACGCAGGTGTACTCCAACACCGGCGGTCAGGCTTGCACTTCCGGCTTCATCGGTCAGGTGTCCGACATGGCTCCCTACGGCAAAGCGTGGAAGGGCAAGACTGAAATCCGCAAGGAAATGAGCCTGATCGGCATGGCGCACCGCACCTCGTTCGTGCTGCAAGCTTCCATTTCCAACATGACCCACATGATCGAAGGCTTCATCGACGGCCTCAACAGCCGCCGCCCGGCACTGTTCAACATCTACGCCGTGTGCCAGCCGGAACATGGCGTGGCGGATGACGCCGCCGAACAGCAAAGCAAGCTGGCGGTGGAATCCCGCGCCTACCCGCTGTTCCGCTTCGACCCGGATGCCGGTGAAACCCTCAAGGATTGCGCCAGCATCGAAGGCAATCCCTTCATCGACGCAGACTGGCCGACCTACGCGCTGGAATACATGGACGAAAAAGGCAAGCCAGCCAGCATGAAAGTGCCGATGACCTTCGCCGACTTCGCCCTCACCGAAGGCCGTTTCCGCAAGAGCTTCCGCAAGGCTCCACCGGAAACCTGGAACGACAACATGGTGCAGTTGCACGAGTTCATCGAGCTGGATGCCGACGAGCGCGAAGGCAAGTTCCCGTATATCTGGGGCGTGGATGGCAAGAACCGCCTGATGCGCGTGCTGGTAGCGCAGGAAATCGTCGCTTCCACCGAAGAGCGCCGTGGTTTCTGGCATCAGCTCAAGTCGCTGGTCGGCGTCGATCAGATGGTCGACCTGGATGCGATCAAACTGCAAGCCAAGGCCGAAGTTGCCCAGCAACTGACCGCGACCCTGATGGGCATGGCGGCGGGCAGCGTGCCTGCCAACCTGCTGGCCAGCGGCGGCAACGGCGCACTGGCTCCGGCGGCTTCCGCTGGCGGTGCCGCCAATGCCGCCGACTACGAGCCGGTGTGGGTGGAAACGCCGGAATGCACCGCCTGTGACGAGTGCATCAACATCAACCCAAGCATTTTCGCCTACAACGACCAGAAGAAAGCCATCGTCATCAACCCGCAGGGCGGCCCTTACAAGGACATCGTGAAAGCGGCGGAAAAATGCACGGCAGGCTGTCTGCACCCTGGCACTCCGCACAACCCGAACGAAGCCGGTTTGGACAAGCTGGTGGCGCGGGCGGCGAAATACCAATAA
- a CDS encoding (Fe-S)-binding protein → MLNTIFTADMAVALGYMLALGVTLAILLAIANRFLFVFEDPRIDEVDSALPHANCGACGEPGCRVFAEKLVAGAVSPGQCTVNAAENNVAIANFLGVDLGSQEKRVARLACAGGQHVSYNRAIYVGLNSCRGAAMVGGGGKGCAWGCLGIGDCANVCEFGAITMDKNGLPVVDTDKCTACGDCVDVCPKHLFELHPISHQLWVACKNLHHGEEAEAECEVACTACERCANDSPEGLITIRDNLATIDYSKNALASRVSIQRCPTGAIVWLNRKGETEKGQKAKAVIRKQALPVVRV, encoded by the coding sequence GTGCTTAACACCATTTTCACAGCCGACATGGCCGTGGCGCTAGGCTATATGCTCGCATTAGGGGTAACCCTAGCCATCTTGCTGGCCATCGCCAACCGTTTCCTGTTCGTGTTTGAAGACCCACGTATTGACGAAGTGGATTCTGCCCTGCCGCACGCCAACTGCGGCGCGTGTGGCGAGCCGGGTTGCCGGGTATTCGCGGAAAAACTGGTAGCTGGTGCAGTCAGCCCCGGCCAATGCACGGTGAATGCGGCGGAAAACAATGTCGCCATCGCCAACTTCCTCGGCGTCGATCTGGGCAGCCAGGAAAAGCGCGTCGCGCGGCTGGCCTGCGCTGGCGGCCAGCACGTTTCCTACAACCGCGCTATTTACGTCGGCCTGAATTCCTGCCGGGGCGCGGCCATGGTCGGCGGCGGCGGCAAGGGCTGCGCCTGGGGCTGTCTCGGCATCGGCGACTGCGCCAACGTCTGCGAATTCGGCGCGATTACCATGGACAAAAACGGCCTGCCGGTCGTTGACACAGACAAATGCACCGCCTGCGGCGATTGCGTCGATGTCTGCCCCAAACATTTATTCGAACTACATCCAATCAGCCACCAGCTATGGGTGGCGTGTAAAAACCTGCACCACGGTGAAGAAGCGGAAGCCGAATGCGAAGTGGCCTGCACCGCCTGCGAGCGCTGCGCAAACGACTCTCCCGAAGGCTTGATAACGATCAGGGACAACCTGGCAACCATTGACTACAGCAAAAACGCACTGGCCTCCCGCGTCAGCATCCAGCGTTGCCCCACCGGGGCGATCGTGTGGCTGAACCGCAAAGGGGAGACCGAAAAAGGCCAGAAGGCAAAAGCCGTCATTAGAAAACAGGCTTTGCCGGTCGTCCGTGTATAA
- a CDS encoding DUF1778 domain-containing protein — MATVIDAENKTERVVSRVTPDVKALLTQAASWAGFSSINQFMVHSAMQEAERILRQEQVIQLSPRDTQAFLDALENPPKPNAALLKAAKRYRVTVTSA, encoded by the coding sequence ATGGCCACTGTTATCGACGCTGAAAATAAAACCGAACGGGTAGTCAGCCGTGTGACGCCCGATGTGAAAGCCCTGTTGACGCAGGCGGCTTCGTGGGCGGGTTTTTCTTCCATCAACCAGTTCATGGTGCATTCGGCCATGCAGGAGGCGGAGCGTATCCTGCGTCAGGAACAGGTAATTCAGCTTTCGCCACGTGATACACAGGCGTTTCTGGATGCGTTGGAGAATCCCCCCAAACCCAATGCCGCGCTACTGAAAGCCGCCAAACGTTATCGTGTCACTGTTACCAGCGCATGA
- a CDS encoding toll/interleukin-1 receptor domain-containing protein — protein sequence MDQQFDIFLSHNSADKPAIREIRQLLEEKGLSAWLDEEELQPGISWMTLLEAALCNCKSAGAFVGSNGVGSWERKEIEALLIEAVDNGIPVIPVLLPGDYEQPKLPPFLRTLTYIDMRSGITPELIDRLIWGITGKKPGPSRKIQPSIHPDRLPTVKGEFFGRKDELALLDKAWKNQHTHILQFIAPGGTGKTKLLRHWLDNTEDIGTRLTWSFYSQGISDNKQVSATPFFIYAFSKLSAARTEFITEEEKGEYLADLLRKHSCTLVLDGLEPLQHAKSEMRGELKDRAMRALLKSLATDNNTLCIITTRIAVHELSDRAHVTSRSLQNLALEDGVKLLISLGVKGTEIALMRAVKAYGCNALALSLLGNALRIRHEGDVRQRDNIRILTKAAGNKDNRHAFKVMQAYEDWFAGAPELALLYLLGLFDQPIGKDVMQVLWDANIPNLTTDISEDDWLEAIDTLRNDHSLLFEHEGNAEQFDCHPLIREYFGKQLRETWPDAWQRAHAELYNYYRSLPDEEQPETLEDMYPLFRAVEHGCLAGLYQQAFTEIYWKRISREKTYYLAKKGACGDDLSNLIHFFQKPWEIPAEELDIWSQASVLRTAGHRLRALGRIREAIKPFTAALKRYEQLNDPKQIAITASNLIEPYLTLGNVKTALRNAEKGVNHPDPKFVRRLENVSIFARTLHQAGRTKEAREHFIEAEKLQHDYDSQYRFLHSLSGFRYSELLLEENQFGEVLERAHYALEIAEATTPNPLYIGLARLILGRLSLLQAQLGEANKWLESALISLREAGNQDHLPRGLLTRSTLYRHINQTDLARQDLQEVFDIANGSGMRLHLTDGHLEMARLLLAEEETPPNLPLSGEEQDASATAVQERPSPDKGRPGGVSSAQAELSAANHVQAAAKLIQETGYHRRDQELAELQQAISSIPQ from the coding sequence ATGGATCAGCAGTTCGATATTTTTCTTTCCCATAACAGTGCGGATAAACCAGCTATCCGTGAAATCAGGCAATTATTGGAAGAAAAAGGATTATCCGCGTGGCTGGACGAGGAAGAGTTGCAACCGGGCATAAGCTGGATGACTTTACTTGAAGCCGCTCTCTGCAATTGCAAAAGCGCGGGCGCATTTGTTGGCAGCAACGGAGTCGGCTCCTGGGAACGCAAAGAAATAGAAGCTCTACTGATTGAAGCGGTCGACAACGGAATTCCGGTCATTCCTGTTTTGCTGCCCGGTGATTATGAACAACCCAAATTACCGCCATTTCTGAGAACGCTGACCTACATCGACATGCGTTCGGGTATTACGCCGGAACTGATCGACAGGCTGATTTGGGGTATTACGGGCAAAAAACCTGGCCCATCCAGAAAAATACAACCCAGCATCCATCCCGACCGCCTGCCCACCGTCAAAGGCGAATTTTTTGGGAGGAAAGATGAGCTGGCACTATTGGATAAAGCCTGGAAAAATCAGCACACTCACATCCTCCAGTTTATTGCACCTGGAGGCACGGGCAAAACCAAACTCCTGCGCCATTGGCTGGATAATACTGAAGACATAGGTACGAGACTAACTTGGTCGTTTTATTCACAAGGCATTTCCGATAACAAACAAGTCTCTGCTACCCCATTTTTCATCTATGCTTTTTCCAAGCTCAGCGCTGCCCGAACAGAATTTATTACCGAAGAAGAGAAGGGAGAATACCTAGCCGATTTACTACGGAAGCACAGCTGTACTCTGGTATTGGACGGCCTGGAACCTCTGCAACACGCCAAATCGGAAATGCGCGGCGAGCTGAAAGACCGGGCAATGCGGGCGCTGTTGAAAAGTCTTGCCACTGACAACAATACACTATGCATTATCACCACGCGCATTGCCGTACATGAACTTAGCGATCGCGCCCACGTAACCTCCAGAAGCCTGCAAAATCTGGCTTTAGAAGATGGCGTAAAATTACTCATATCGCTAGGCGTCAAAGGAACAGAAATAGCCTTGATGCGTGCTGTGAAAGCCTATGGCTGCAATGCCCTGGCGCTTAGCCTGCTGGGCAATGCCTTGCGCATCCGTCATGAAGGTGATGTGCGTCAGCGCGACAATATCAGGATATTAACTAAGGCAGCAGGTAACAAGGACAATCGCCACGCTTTCAAAGTGATGCAGGCTTATGAAGACTGGTTCGCGGGTGCACCGGAATTGGCACTGCTGTACCTGCTTGGGCTATTCGACCAGCCTATCGGGAAAGATGTCATGCAGGTATTGTGGGATGCCAACATCCCCAACCTCACCACCGATATTTCCGAAGATGACTGGCTGGAAGCCATTGATACCCTGCGCAATGACCACTCCCTGCTGTTTGAGCATGAAGGCAATGCAGAACAGTTTGATTGCCACCCACTGATCCGGGAATACTTCGGTAAACAGTTACGGGAAACCTGGCCGGATGCGTGGCAGCGTGCACATGCGGAGCTCTACAACTACTACCGGTCATTACCTGACGAGGAACAGCCAGAAACGCTGGAAGACATGTACCCCCTGTTCCGCGCAGTAGAACATGGTTGCCTGGCGGGTCTGTACCAACAAGCCTTTACCGAGATTTACTGGAAACGTATCAGCCGGGAAAAAACCTACTATCTGGCCAAGAAAGGCGCTTGCGGAGACGACCTTTCCAACCTGATCCATTTCTTCCAGAAGCCCTGGGAAATTCCTGCTGAGGAACTGGACATCTGGAGCCAGGCCAGCGTACTCCGGACAGCAGGGCATCGCCTGCGGGCTTTGGGGCGCATCCGGGAAGCCATCAAACCTTTCACCGCCGCCTTAAAGCGTTACGAGCAATTAAATGACCCCAAGCAAATCGCCATTACCGCCAGTAACCTGATCGAACCCTACCTGACTTTGGGGAATGTAAAAACGGCTTTAAGAAATGCTGAAAAGGGCGTTAATCACCCAGACCCCAAATTTGTCCGGCGTTTGGAAAACGTTTCCATTTTCGCCCGGACTTTGCATCAGGCAGGCAGGACAAAGGAAGCGCGTGAACACTTTATCGAAGCCGAAAAACTGCAACACGATTATGACTCCCAATACCGCTTCCTTCATTCCCTGTCTGGCTTCCGGTATTCCGAATTACTACTGGAAGAAAATCAGTTTGGCGAGGTGCTTGAGCGCGCCCATTACGCCCTTGAAATTGCTGAAGCTACTACCCCCAACCCTTTGTATATTGGATTAGCCAGGCTGATATTGGGGCGGCTAAGTTTGCTGCAAGCTCAATTGGGGGAGGCTAACAAATGGTTGGAGTCTGCGCTGATTTCATTACGTGAAGCAGGCAATCAAGACCATTTGCCGCGCGGTTTGCTAACCCGATCAACACTTTATCGCCACATTAACCAAACTGACCTTGCCCGGCAGGACTTGCAGGAAGTGTTCGACATCGCAAACGGCAGCGGGATGCGGCTGCATTTGACGGATGGGCATTTGGAGATGGCGCGGCTGTTGTTGGCGGAGGAAGAAACCCCTCCTAACCTCCCCTTATCAGGGGAGGAACAAGACGCTTCTGCCACTGCTGTGCAAGAACGCCCCTCCCCTGATAAGGGGAGGCCGGGAGGGGTTTCTTCGGCGCAAGCCGAATTGTCAGCCGCAAATCATGTGCAGGCAGCCGCCAAACTGATCCAGGAAACCGGCTACCACCGCCGCGACCAGGAACTCGCAGAGCTACAGCAAGCCATCAGCTCTATTCCCCAATAA